The following proteins come from a genomic window of Musa acuminata AAA Group cultivar baxijiao chromosome BXJ1-7, Cavendish_Baxijiao_AAA, whole genome shotgun sequence:
- the LOC103991735 gene encoding L-ascorbate peroxidase, cytosolic codes for MGKSYHVVSDEYLKAVEKAKRKLRGFIAEKNCAPLMLRLAWHSAGTYDVVSKTGGPFGTIRNQAELAHGANNGLDIAVRLLEPIKAQFPILTYADFYQLAGVVAVEITGGPEIPFHPGREDKPEPPVEGRLPDATKGCDHLRDVFGHMGLSDQDIVALSGGHTLGRCHKERSGFEGAWTPNPLIFDNSYFKELVSGEKEGLLQLPSDKALLTDPVFRPLVEKYAADEEAFFADYAEAHLKLSELGFAEA; via the exons ATGGGGAAGTCGTACCATGTGGTGAGCGATGAGTACTTGAAGGCGGTGGAGAAGGCGAAGAGGAAGCTTCGCGGTTTCATCGCCGAGAAGAATTGCGCCCCCTTGATGCTCCGCCTAGC GTGGCACTCGGCGGGAACGTACGACGTGGTGTCGAAGACCGGTGGGCCGTTCGGGACGATTCGGAACCAGGCGGAGCTCGCCCACGGCGCCAACAACGGGCTCGACATCGCCGTCAGGCTCTTGGAGCCCATCAAGGCGCAGTTCCCTATCTTGACCTACGCTGACTTCTACCAG CTTGCGGGAGTCGTGGCCGTGGAAATTACCGGAGGACCCGAGATCCCTTTCCATCCCGGAAGGGAG GACAAGCCTGAACCTCCTGTTGAAGGTCGTCTTCCTGATGCTACCAAGG GTTGTGATCACCTTAGGGATGTGTTTGGACACATGGGTCTCAGTGATCAGGACATTGTTGCACTGTCTGGTGGTCACACACTG GGAAGGTGCCACAAGGAGCGGTCAGGCTTTGAAGGGGCTTGGACTCCCAACCCTCTTATTTTCGACAACTCATATTTCAA GGAACTCGTGAGCGGAGAGAAAGAAGGCCTTCTCCAGCTGCCGTCCGACAAGGCCCTCCTGACTGATCCCGTGTTCCGCCCGCTTGTTGAAAAATATGCTGCT GATGAGGAGGCATTCTTTGCCGACTATGCTGAAGCACACCTGAAGCTGTCGGAACTTGG ATTTGCCGAGGCTTGA
- the LOC103991737 gene encoding salt stress-induced hydrophobic peptide ESI3 gives MGSATFLEVILAILLPPVGVFLRYGIGVEFWIDLLLTILGYIPGIIYALYVLVG, from the exons atggggTCAGCGACGTTCCTGGAAGTGATTTTGGCCATTTTGTTACCACCTGTGGGTGTCTTCCTCCGTTATGGCATCGGT GTGGAGTTTTGGATTGACCTGCTGCTGACGATACTGGGCTACATACCAGGAATAATTTACGCCTTATATGTGTTGGTAGGGTAG
- the LOC135679944 gene encoding LOB domain-containing protein 1-like, with protein MDSSDTTTGFHHLSSSPTSSPVSSPPAAIHSPCAACKILRRRCADKCVLAPYFPPTEPLKFTTAHRVFGASNIIKLLQELPASQRADAVSSMVYEANARIRDPVYGCAGAIFQLQKQVSELQAQLARAHAELINLQAQQKNLIALICMEMAQTQQGYCTTPQSANALADSPNMYQNDAYFLDEISHGSVWDEPLWI; from the exons ATGGATTCAAGTGACACCACCACCGGCTTCCATCACCTCTCTTCCTCCCCTACATCTTCTCCCGTCTCGTCTCCTCCTGCGGCGATTCACAGCCCCTGTGCCGCCTGCAAGATCCTCCGCCGGCGATGCGCCGACAAGTGCGTCCTCGCTCCTTACTTCCCCCCGACGGAGCCACTTAAGTTCACCACCGCGCATCGCGTGTTCGGTGCCAGCAACATCATCAAGCTGTTGCAG GAACTTCCGGCGAGCCAGAGGGCCGATGCCGTGAGCAGCATGGTGTACGAGGCCAACGCACGGATCCGGGATCCCGTGTACGGCTGCGCCGGTGCCATATTCCAGCTTCAGAAACAGGTGAGCGAGCTGCAAGCACAACTGGCACGGGCGCACGCCGAGCTCATCAACCTGCAAGCCCAGCAGAAGAACCTGATCGCGTTGATCTGCATGGAGATGGCTCAGACACAGCAGGGCTACTGCACAACACCCCAATCCGCCAATGCCCTCGCTGACAGCCCCAACATGTATCAGAACGATGCGTACTTCCTTGACGAGATCAGCCACGGCTCGGTTTGGGATGAGCCTCTCTGGATATGA
- the LOC135680163 gene encoding uncharacterized protein LOC135680163 — protein sequence MVPSSPGREKLPVPGLARILAGIGSRSRGRPAARSVPMFSSRNKSVGRSSSVATQVAVAAAAVGEEGEPCSPKVTCIGQVRIRNKKSASQSRTRQPKDMAPCQCFHKALLCSLLPARKKPKGGGDGRSLWRRWASLGGRSGRYQRREPDSPKAPPLEFVIIKADGEDEEEEHEEDARLFAAARPPKNALLLMRCRSAPHNSESSLATTARYAASPLPEPKPGEVRKQKKKKKTNERLSSPAAAELAEDEDEEEEEEGTGSESQRPLVLTRSRSEPGRRRRRSAA from the coding sequence ATGGTGCCGTCGAGCCCCGGCCGGGAGAAGCTCCCAGTGCCGGGACTCGCCCGGATCCTGGCCGGCATTGGCAGCCGGAGCCGCGGCCGGCCTGCCGCCCGCTCCGTCCCTATGTTCAGCTCCCGTAACAAGAGCGTCGGCCGCTCGTCTTCGGTGGCGACGCAGGTAGCCGTGGCGGCGGCAGCGGTGGGGGAGGAAGGGGAGCCTTGCTCGCCGAAGGTGACTTGCATCGGTCAGGTTCGAATCCGGAACAAGAAGTCGGCGTCGCAGTCCAGAACGCGTCAGCCGAAGGATATGGCGCCTTGTCAGTGCTTCCACAAGGCGTTGCTCTGCAGTCTTCTTCCTGCTCGGAAGAAGCCCAAGGGTGGGGGCGACGGCCGGTCGCTGTGGCGAAGGTGGGCGTCGCTGGGCGGCCGATCGGGCAGGTACCAACGGCGGGAACCGGATTCGCCCAAAGCACCGCCGTTGGAGTTCGTCATAATAAAGGCAGACGGggaagacgaagaagaggagcaCGAGGAAGACGCACGGTTGTTCGCAGCCGCGAGGCCCCCGAAGAATGCGCTCCTGCTGATGAGATGCCGCTCGGCGCCGCACAATAGCGAGTCCTCGCTCGCCACCACCGCCCGCTACGCGGCCTCCCCCCTTCCGGAGCCCAAACCAGGCGAAGtgaggaagcagaagaagaagaaaaagaccaACGAGAGGTTGAGCAGCCCGGCGGCAGCAGAGTTGGCAGAAGatgaagacgaggaggaggaggaggagggaacagGGTCGGAATCACAGCGGCCACTGGTGCTGACGCGAAGCAGGTCggagccggggaggaggaggaggaggtcggcGGCGTAG